The following coding sequences are from one Deltaproteobacteria bacterium window:
- a CDS encoding glycosyltransferase, with protein MRIGFVSTYPPIECGIATYMQYLSESLREKHADVYVVSHMGGEGHQVFPCFDYEDGDLAEKAFSMMSRFTPDVVHIQHEFGLYGKHSGVAVIPLILQFRLVGIPVVTTLHTVYPQIQADHQIIFQSIFLNSDRVIIHEPYQERSLRKNLREDLTRKICVIPHGAREVETIPDAKKRLGLPTDKKVVLMIGYIRPSKNFELVVDIFPEILEKFPNAILVIGGKIRGTENIDYRNMLFNKIAQSPQTDQIYLIRGQLPQHIFDTIISSADVVVLPYKIASQSGILAHCLAFGKPIVTSSSEAMRQILDESEAGLTCLNSSEFIENIVRVLSDDQLSQKLSLNAKKYVKDVTSWSRVADQHLDIYKALLDMPKIKSHVIMVE; from the coding sequence ATGCGGATCGGCTTTGTTTCTACATACCCCCCTATCGAATGTGGTATTGCTACTTATATGCAGTACCTGAGTGAGAGCCTAAGAGAAAAACACGCTGACGTTTATGTAGTATCGCACATGGGAGGGGAAGGCCACCAGGTTTTTCCCTGCTTTGATTACGAAGACGGAGATCTTGCCGAGAAAGCATTTTCGATGATGAGTCGCTTCACGCCGGATGTGGTTCACATTCAGCATGAATTTGGTTTATATGGGAAGCATTCAGGCGTGGCCGTCATCCCGCTTATACTACAATTCCGTTTGGTGGGCATCCCCGTTGTAACCACGCTTCATACGGTCTATCCACAGATCCAGGCCGATCATCAGATCATTTTTCAATCCATTTTCCTCAATTCAGATCGTGTCATCATTCACGAGCCCTATCAGGAACGTTCCCTGCGAAAAAACTTAAGGGAAGATTTAACCAGGAAGATATGCGTTATTCCACACGGAGCCCGCGAGGTGGAAACGATTCCAGACGCTAAAAAACGACTCGGCCTGCCTACGGACAAGAAGGTCGTATTGATGATTGGCTATATTAGGCCGTCGAAGAATTTTGAACTGGTTGTGGACATCTTTCCTGAAATTTTGGAAAAGTTTCCCAACGCAATTCTGGTGATTGGAGGCAAGATTAGAGGCACAGAAAATATTGATTATCGAAATATGTTATTTAATAAAATAGCTCAATCGCCGCAAACCGATCAGATCTATCTCATCCGTGGGCAGCTTCCCCAGCACATTTTCGATACCATAATCTCCTCCGCTGATGTGGTCGTCCTCCCCTATAAGATCGCTTCCCAGAGCGGGATCTTGGCTCATTGTCTCGCCTTTGGCAAGCCGATCGTTACCAGCAGCAGTGAAGCCATGAGACAGATACTAGATGAATCTGAAGCTGGATTGACTTGTCTTAATTCTTCTGAATTCATTGAAAACATCGTTCGAGTTTTGTCTGACGATCAACTCTCACAAAAGCTTTCCCTGAACGCTAAGAAATATGTTAAGGATGTTACCTCCTGGTCTCGGGTTGCAGACCAGCATCTGGATATTTATAAAGCTCTCCTGGATATGCCTAAAATTAAATCCCATGTTATCATGGTAGAGTAA
- a CDS encoding glycoside hydrolase family 130 protein codes for MLEYLFPFKRYAQNPILQRDDIPYPCNTVFNVGACKYKGRYILVLRVEDPSGHSHLTLASSDNGYQFYIESSPWVMPSSDSFYEVYERYGLEDPRITQIEDAFYITYTAYGPYGPRVGIGRTEDFVHFERISLATETDNKDAALFPEKFGGNYVMIDRPAGMGNREGSIWITYSPDLVYWGRARAILTPEPGWGSSKLGISTPPIKTEEGWLALYHGVRDTAGGRLYRIGAVLFDLDDPAKVLGYAPNFIFAPKEPYERMGDVPNVVFPCGLILENDGRVKMYYGAADTCIGLAEANVEDIIRLCLNNASKEK; via the coding sequence ATGCTGGAATATCTTTTCCCGTTTAAACGCTATGCCCAAAATCCTATTTTGCAAAGGGATGACATACCCTATCCATGTAATACCGTTTTTAATGTCGGAGCCTGCAAATACAAGGGGCGTTATATCCTGGTGCTGCGCGTTGAGGACCCAAGCGGTCATAGCCATTTGACGCTGGCATCCTCAGATAACGGCTATCAATTCTACATCGAGTCCTCTCCATGGGTTATGCCATCCTCAGACTCCTTTTACGAAGTTTATGAACGGTATGGGCTCGAGGACCCACGCATCACGCAAATTGAAGATGCATTCTACATCACCTATACCGCTTATGGCCCTTATGGTCCCCGGGTGGGCATTGGCCGGACGGAAGATTTTGTGCACTTTGAACGAATTTCCCTGGCAACAGAAACGGACAACAAGGACGCCGCCCTGTTCCCTGAAAAATTCGGCGGCAATTATGTCATGATTGATCGGCCGGCAGGAATGGGCAACCGAGAAGGATCAATATGGATCACTTATTCACCTGACCTTGTCTACTGGGGCAGAGCCAGAGCCATTCTGACTCCAGAACCGGGGTGGGGAAGCTCTAAGCTGGGCATCTCCACCCCGCCTATTAAAACCGAAGAGGGCTGGCTGGCGCTCTACCACGGCGTGCGAGACACCGCCGGTGGACGACTTTACCGCATTGGAGCCGTGCTTTTTGATCTGGATGATCCGGCAAAGGTCCTTGGATATGCGCCTAATTTTATTTTCGCCCCCAAGGAACCTTATGAACGTATGGGCGATGTGCCGAATGTCGTCTTCCCTTGCGGACTCATCCTGGAAAACGATGGAAGGGTCAAGATGTATTATGGCGCTGCGGATACTTGTATTGGTCTAGCCGAGGCCAACGTAGAGGATATCATCCGGCTGTGTTTGAATAACGCCTCCAAGGAAAAATAG